One stretch of Streptomyces sp. NBC_00443 DNA includes these proteins:
- a CDS encoding cupin domain-containing protein has translation MDKMRPRVVDVKEIEPNRKRGGDLRTLLTPVTVGATSGFMGLAIMRPGERISEHYHPYSEEFIYVVEGRLEVDLDGETFSLRSDQGLMIPIDMRHRFRNVGDEEARMVFHLGPLAPNPKLGHVDTEAPEISDDITPYPLVQEEGGQPERPGVLS, from the coding sequence ATGGACAAGATGCGCCCGCGCGTCGTGGACGTGAAAGAGATCGAGCCCAACCGCAAGCGCGGCGGCGACCTGCGCACCCTGCTCACCCCGGTCACGGTGGGTGCCACGAGCGGCTTCATGGGCCTGGCCATCATGCGGCCCGGTGAACGCATCAGCGAGCACTACCACCCGTACTCCGAGGAGTTCATCTACGTCGTCGAGGGCAGGCTGGAGGTCGACCTCGATGGAGAAACGTTTTCCCTCCGTTCCGACCAGGGCCTGATGATCCCTATCGACATGCGGCACCGGTTCCGCAACGTCGGTGACGAGGAGGCCCGCATGGTCTTCCATCTGGGCCCGCTCGCGCCGAACCCCAAGCTCGGCCACGTCGACACCGAGGCACCGGAGATCAGCGACGACATCACGCCGTACCCGCTGGTCCAGGAGGAGGGCGGGCAGCCCGAGCGACCCGGAGTGCTCTCGTGA
- a CDS encoding beta-ketoacyl-[acyl-carrier-protein] synthase family protein: protein MTRRVAVTGIGVVAPGGTGVQAFWDLLSNGRTATRGITLFDPEGLRSRIAAECDFDPLAHGLEPDIAERADRYIQFALVAAQEAVTDSGVDFAAEDPWRVAVSLGSAVGGTTRLEHDYVLVSEHGQRWDVDHRNAEPQLHRAFSPSTLAADVAERFGAQGPVQTVSTGCTSGLDAVGYAFHTVEEGRADICIAGASDSPISPITMACFDAIKATSPNNDDPAHASRPFDAHRDGFVMGEGAAVLVLEELEHARARGAHVYCEIGGYATFGNAYHMTGLTSEGLEMARAIDDTLDHARVDPTEIDYVNAHGSGTRQNDRHETAAVKKSLGSHAYDTPMSSIKSMVGHSLGAIGAIEVVACVLALARQVVPPTANYETPDPECDLDYVPRTARPRRLDNVLSVGSGFGGFQSAVLLTGPTGRRRR from the coding sequence GTGACCCGGCGCGTGGCGGTCACCGGTATAGGTGTGGTCGCCCCCGGCGGGACCGGGGTCCAGGCATTCTGGGACCTCCTCTCCAACGGCCGTACGGCGACCCGCGGCATCACCCTGTTCGACCCCGAGGGCCTGCGGTCCCGGATAGCCGCCGAGTGCGACTTCGACCCCCTCGCGCACGGCCTCGAACCCGACATCGCCGAACGCGCCGACCGGTACATACAGTTCGCCCTGGTCGCCGCGCAGGAGGCCGTCACCGACAGCGGTGTCGACTTCGCCGCCGAGGACCCCTGGCGCGTGGCCGTGTCCCTGGGCAGCGCGGTGGGCGGCACGACCCGGCTGGAGCACGACTACGTCCTGGTCAGCGAGCACGGGCAGCGCTGGGACGTCGACCACCGCAACGCCGAGCCGCAGCTGCACCGGGCGTTCTCGCCCAGCACGCTCGCGGCCGACGTCGCCGAACGGTTCGGCGCCCAGGGCCCGGTGCAGACCGTGTCCACCGGCTGCACCTCCGGACTCGACGCGGTGGGCTACGCCTTCCACACCGTCGAGGAGGGCCGCGCCGACATCTGCATAGCCGGGGCGTCGGACTCGCCGATCTCCCCGATCACCATGGCCTGCTTCGACGCCATCAAGGCCACGTCACCCAACAACGACGACCCCGCGCACGCCTCCCGCCCCTTCGACGCCCACCGCGACGGGTTCGTCATGGGCGAGGGCGCCGCCGTACTCGTCCTGGAGGAGCTGGAGCACGCCCGGGCGCGCGGCGCGCACGTCTACTGCGAGATCGGCGGCTACGCCACCTTCGGCAACGCGTACCACATGACCGGACTCACCAGTGAGGGCCTGGAGATGGCCCGCGCCATCGACGACACGCTCGACCACGCGCGCGTGGACCCCACCGAGATCGACTACGTCAACGCGCACGGCTCGGGCACCCGCCAGAACGACCGGCACGAGACCGCCGCGGTCAAGAAGTCGCTGGGCTCCCACGCCTACGACACGCCGATGAGCTCGATCAAGTCCATGGTGGGCCACTCGCTCGGCGCGATCGGCGCGATCGAGGTCGTCGCCTGTGTGCTCGCGCTGGCCCGCCAGGTGGTACCGCCGACGGCGAACTACGAGACCCCCGACCCCGAGTGCGACCTGGACTACGTCCCGCGCACCGCTCGCCCCCGCAGGCTCGACAACGTGCTCTCCGTGGGCAGCGGCTTCGGCGGGTTCCAGTCCGCGGTGCTCCTGACGGGGCCGACTGGGAGGAGACGACGATGA
- a CDS encoding acyl carrier protein, with amino-acid sequence MTTGVTQVTVAELAALMKQAAGVSVDPQELEARAETPFSEFGLDSLGLLGIVGELENRHGQALPTDAERCKSPRAFLDLVNGSLTTGA; translated from the coding sequence ATGACCACCGGAGTGACCCAAGTGACCGTCGCCGAGCTGGCCGCGCTGATGAAGCAGGCCGCCGGCGTGTCCGTCGACCCGCAGGAGCTCGAAGCGCGGGCGGAGACGCCCTTCTCCGAGTTCGGGCTCGACTCGCTCGGCCTCCTCGGCATCGTGGGCGAGCTGGAGAACCGGCACGGCCAGGCGCTGCCCACGGACGCGGAGCGCTGCAAGAGCCCCCGCGCCTTCCTCGACCTCGTCAACGGCAGCCTCACGACAGGAGCCTGA
- a CDS encoding ketosynthase chain-length factor, whose amino-acid sequence MSGRRTRRTAVTGVGVIAPNGLNADTYWKSVKEGASVLDRVTREGCEHLPLRVAGEVRGFDPSALIEETFLVQTDKFTHFALAAADAALQDAGLSSSAADSPYSVGVVTAAGSGGGEFGQRELQKLWGKGSRFVGPYQSIAWFYAASTGQISIRKGFKGPCGVVASDEAGGLDAVAHAARAVQRGTDVVVVGAAEAPLAPYSGVCQLGYPELSTVEDPARAYRPFTSAACGFVPAEGGAVLVVEDLDRAQRREAAVRATVAGHAATFTGASRWDRSREGLAQAIRGALDEAGCAPEEIDVVFADAMGVPDADRAEALALADALGRHGTRVPVTAPKTGIGRSYCGAPLLDIVAAVQAMEHGQVPPTPGVFDICHDIDLVTGTARPAELRTALVLSRGLMGSNAALVLRRGPEPSA is encoded by the coding sequence ATGAGTGGTCGACGCACCCGGCGCACAGCGGTCACCGGAGTCGGTGTGATCGCGCCCAACGGCCTGAACGCGGACACCTACTGGAAGTCCGTGAAGGAGGGCGCGAGCGTACTGGACCGGGTCACCCGGGAGGGCTGCGAGCACCTTCCGCTCCGCGTCGCCGGAGAGGTCCGCGGATTCGACCCGTCGGCGCTGATCGAGGAGACCTTCCTCGTCCAGACCGACAAGTTCACCCACTTCGCACTGGCCGCCGCCGACGCCGCCCTGCAGGACGCGGGACTCAGCAGCAGCGCCGCCGACTCGCCGTACTCGGTCGGTGTGGTCACCGCGGCCGGGTCCGGCGGCGGCGAGTTCGGCCAGCGGGAACTGCAGAAGCTGTGGGGCAAGGGATCCCGGTTCGTCGGGCCCTACCAGTCCATCGCCTGGTTCTACGCCGCCAGCACCGGCCAGATCTCCATCCGCAAGGGCTTCAAGGGCCCCTGCGGGGTGGTGGCCAGCGACGAGGCGGGCGGCCTGGACGCCGTCGCGCACGCCGCACGGGCGGTGCAGCGGGGCACGGACGTGGTCGTGGTCGGGGCAGCGGAGGCGCCGCTCGCCCCGTACTCGGGTGTCTGCCAGCTCGGCTACCCCGAGCTCAGCACCGTCGAGGACCCGGCCCGCGCCTACCGTCCCTTCACCTCGGCGGCCTGCGGTTTCGTGCCCGCCGAGGGCGGTGCCGTGCTGGTCGTGGAGGACCTGGACCGGGCACAGCGCCGGGAGGCGGCCGTCCGGGCCACCGTGGCGGGACACGCGGCCACGTTCACGGGTGCCTCGCGCTGGGACCGGTCGCGGGAGGGCCTCGCGCAGGCCATCCGCGGCGCCCTGGACGAGGCCGGCTGTGCGCCGGAGGAGATCGACGTGGTCTTCGCCGACGCGATGGGCGTGCCCGACGCGGACCGTGCGGAGGCGCTGGCCCTCGCCGACGCCCTCGGCCGGCACGGCACCCGAGTGCCGGTCACCGCCCCCAAGACCGGCATCGGGCGGTCGTACTGCGGGGCGCCCCTGCTGGACATCGTGGCCGCGGTGCAGGCCATGGAGCACGGGCAGGTACCGCCGACGCCGGGCGTCTTCGACATCTGCCACGACATCGACCTGGTGACCGGGACGGCACGCCCGGCCGAGCTCCGTACGGCCCTGGTCCTCAGCCGGGGACTGATGGGCTCCAACGCGGCGCTGGTCCTTCGCCGGGGCCCCGAACCTTCCGCATAG